A DNA window from Camelina sativa cultivar DH55 chromosome 17, Cs, whole genome shotgun sequence contains the following coding sequences:
- the LOC104759543 gene encoding F-box protein At1g30790-like, with protein MWSSIIRNQRFVNSYYAVSSTIRSRFTIAFCCGSQTKFVDWRLFVFSSSYEDEKSSSLATTFHMTIPSVYLSSASVCHSVHGLIGCTSSGSFIVCNPSTNKFTILPCAGARTFWGYDPVGDQFKALTMVSYPNQPQDFLVYEVLTLGGGESSWTRNRFTSPPHFTVTKSKCINGFVYYAAWTPTRTKNPVIVCFDVRFERLSFIKAPMAVVCWEGESILIEYKGKLASIARYPHADFRSFDLWILEDATTHDWSQQTFELPFSLGMGRNITSPGTNKAGEIIFAPKRLSNDALPYYIFYYNVDRKDMRRVRLLGIADDEEFRRRYKIEGQRYVSISPVHVETIASL; from the coding sequence ATGTGGTCTTCCATCATCCGAAACCAAAGGTTTGTCAATTCTTACTACGCTGTGTCCTCCACGATCCGGTCGCGGTTTACAATCGCTTTCTGCTGCGGTTCACAAACCAAGTTTGTCGACTGGCGTTTGTTCGTCTTCTCGTCTTCCTACGAAGAtgagaaatcttcttctttggcaACCACTTTCCATATGACAATACCTTCAGTGTACTTGTCTAGCGCATCCGTCTGTCATTCTGTCCATGGTTTAATCGGGTGTACTAGCAGTGGTTCGTTCATTGTCTGTAACCCCAGCACCAACAAATTCACTATCCTACCATGTGCCGGGGCACGCACATTCTGGGGATACGATCCTGTTGGAGATCAATTCAAAGCATTGACCATGGTTTCTTATCCTAATCAGCCTCAGGATTTTCTAGTGTACGAGGTTTTAACACTTGGAGGAGGAGAATCTTCATGGACACGCAATAGGTTTACCAGCCCGCCTCATTTCACTGTTACCAAATCGAAATGCATCAATGGTTTCGTGTATTATGCTGCTTGGACCCCAACGCGAACTAAAAATCCGGTGATTGTGTGTTTTGATGTTAGATTTGAGAGGCTGAGCTTTATCAAAGCGCCTATGGCTGTTGTTTGCTGGGAGGGTGAGTCTATTCTCATAGAATACAAAGGCAAGCTAGCTTCCATTGCAAGATACCCTCATGCTGATTTCCGTAGTTTTGATTTATGGATACTAGAAGATGCGACGACACATGATTGGTCCCAGCAAACATTTGAGCTTCCTTTCTCTTTGGGGATGGGTAGGAATATCACTTCCCCGGGCACTAACAAAGCTGGTGAAATCATTTTTGCACCAAAACGCCTCTCAAATGATGCTCTACCATACTACATTTTTTACTACAATGTTGATAGAAAAGACATGAGAAGAGTTAGGCTACTAGGAATTGCTGACGATGAAGAGTTTAGGCGCCGTTACAAGATCGAAGGGCAACGTTACGTCTCCATCTCACCCGTACACGTCGAAACTATTGCCTCTCTATGA
- the LOC104757413 gene encoding 30-kDa cleavage and polyadenylation specificity factor 30 isoform X1, whose product MEDADGLSFDFEGGLDSGPVQSSASVPVAPPENSSSAAVHVAPSYDHAAATVAGAGRGRSFRQTVCRHWLRGLCMKGDACGFLHQFDKARMPICRFFRLYGECREQDCVYKHTNEDIKECNMYKLGFCPNGPDCRYRHAKLPGPPPPVEEVLQKIQQLTSYNFGPNRFYQPRNVAPQLQDKPQGQVPTQGQPQESGNLMQQQQQQQQPQQSQHQVSQTQIPPNPADQTNRSSHPLPQGVNRYFVVKSCNRENFELSVQQGVWATQRSNEAKLNEAFDSVENVILIFSVNRTRHFQGCAKMTSRIGGYIGGGNWKHEHGTAQYGRNFSVKWLKLCELSFHKTRNLKNPYNENLPVKISRDCQELEPSVGEQLASLLYLEPDSELMAISIAAEAKREEEKAKGVNPESRAVNPDIVPFEDNEEEEEEEDESEEEEESMAGGPQGRGRGRGMMWPPQMPLGRGIRPMPGMGGFPLGVMGPADTFPYGPGGYNGMPDPFGMGPRPFGPYGPRFGGDFRGPVPGMMFPGRPPQQFPHGGYGMMGGAGRGPHMGGMGNAPRGGRPMYYPPATSSARPGPTNRKTPERSEERGVGTDQQNQDASHDMEQFEVGNSLRNEESESEEEDEAPRRSRHGEGKKRR is encoded by the exons ATGGAAGACGCAGATGGACTTAGCTTCGATTTCGAAGGCGGTCTTGATTCCGGACCTGTTCAGTCCTCCGCTTCAGTCCCGGTTGCTCCGCCTGAAAACTCTTCCTCCGCCGCTGTTCACGTAGCACCGAGCTACGATCACGCAGCCGCGACGGTTGCTGGAGCTGGGAGGGGACGAAGTTTCCGGCAAACTGTTTGCAGACACTGGCTTCGAGGTCTGTGTATGAAAGGTGACGCCTGTGGATTTCTCCACCAGTTTGACAAAGCTCGTATGCCGATCTGCCGGTTTTTCCGGTTATACGGTGAATGTCGAGAGCAGGATTGTGTGTATAAGCATACTAATGAAGACATCAAAGAATGCAATAT GTACAAGTTGGGATTTTGTCCCAATGGTCCTGATTGTAGGTACAGGCATGCAAAGCTACCTGGACCTCCACCACCAGTTGAGGAAGTTCTTCAGAAGATACAACAATTGACATCATACAATTTTGGGCCAAATAGGTTCTATCAACCACGGAATGTTGCTCCACAGCTACAAGATAAACCTCAGGGCCAAGTTCCGACGCAAGGCCAGCCACAAGAATCAGGTAACTTgatgcagcaacaacaacaacaacaacaacctcaacaATCACAACATCAGGTCAGCCAGACACAGATACCACCAAACCCTGCTGACCAAACAAACAGATCATCTCATCCTTTGCCTCAGGGGGTAAATAG GTATTTTGTAGTTAAAAGTTGCAAtcgagaaaattttgaattatctGTGCAACAAGGAGTATGGGCTACACAAAGGAGCAATGAAGCTAAACTTAATGAAGCTTTTGACTCTGTGGAAAATGTGATCTTGATATTTTCTGTCAACCGGACTCGGCATTTCCAG GGCTGTGCTAAGATGACATCAAGAATTGGTGGTTACATTGGTGGAGGAAATTGGAAACATGAACATGGAACTGCACAGTATGGCAGGAACTTTTCAGTTAAATGGTTAAAG TTGTGCGAACTTTCCTTCCACAAAACTCGGAATTTGAAGAATCCTTACAATGAAAACTTACCTGTGAAG ATAAGCAGAGACTGCCAGGAGTTAGAGCCTTCCGTTGGAGAACAGCTGGCTTCTTTGCTTTATCTTGAACCAGATAGCGAGCTTATG GCAATCTCCATAGCTGCAGAAGCCAAAcgagaagaggagaaagcaaagggtGTGAATCCAGAGAGCAGAGCGGTGAATCCAGACATTGTGCCGTTTGAAGAtaacgaagaagaggaagaggaagaagatgaaagtgaggaggaagaagagagcatGGCTGGCGGTCCTCAaggcagaggaagaggaagaggaatgATGTGGCCTCCTCAAATGCCTCTAGGACGCGGAATCAGACCTATGCCCGGAATGGGAGGCTTCCCTCTCGGGGTAATGGGCCCTGCCGATACATTTCCCTATGGGCCTGGTGGCTATAATGGTATGCCAGATCCGTTTGGTATGGGTCCAAGACCCTTTGGACCGTATGGACCGAGGTTTGGTGGTGATTTTAGAGGACCAGTGCCCGGAATGATGTTTCCTGGTAGGCCACCGCAACAGTTTCCACATGGCGGTTATGGTATGATGGGAGGCGCAGGACGTGGCCCGCATATGGGAGGAATGGGAAACGCTCCTCGAGGAGGCCGACCGATGTATTATCCACCAGCAACATCATCAGCACGTCCTGGCCCAACCAACCGGAAAACACCTGAGAGAAGCGAGGAGAGAGGAGTGGGGACGGATCAACAAAATCAGGATGCATCACATGACATGGAGCAGTTTGAGGTTGGAAACAGTTTAAGAAACGAAGAgagtgaaagtgaagaagaagacgaagctccAAGACGATCAAGACATGGAGAAGGAAAGAAGCGTCGGTGA